The Flavobacteriales bacterium genome contains the following window.
GGCTTCCCTTCGGTCCTCCAACCCAGAAGCGCTACCAACAGACCTACCGAATGCCTCCATACAGAAGGGTTGATATCGGCTTCAGCAAACAACTGGCCGATGAAGAAGGGCAGGCTGACCGCAGGGGACTATTCCGGCAATTCAAAAGTTTGTGGTTGAGCATGGAAGTGTTCAACCTGTTGCAGGTAAACAATGTCATCTCATACCTTTGGGTCAAGGACGTAACCAACGAGCAGTACGCCGTCCCCAATTACCTTACCTCCCGTCAACTGAATATCAGGATCACCGGAAAATTCTGATACGAGAACATACTTACCTGCGTAATTCTCCCGTAAATAAATTGTACTTTGTAACTTTGGAGTAGCGTGACCGCATCCTATGACGCTATCGTAACGTTTATTAATATCTTTTCATGAATATGATCACCAACAAATTCGTTCGCAGTCTCTATTTCTGTGGTATCCTTATCAGCACCTTACCCAATGTATCGGTGGCGCAGGAAAGTGTTGACACCCCCGAATCCTTTGACGGAAAATACCTTAACTGGTATAACAAAGATGGCAAACAGGACAAGATGGAGGGAGCCAGTGTTGCCAGGGCATATACTGAAATCATCAAGGATAAAAAGGCCGCCAAGAAAGTGGTGGTTGCCATCATTGACAGTGGTGTGGATATCGAACACGATGACCTGAAGGGCAAGGTCTGGACCAACACAGATGAAATACCGGGCAACGGCGTGGATGATGACAACAATGGCTACATCGATGATGTTCACGGATGGGGATTTCTAGGCAACAGCAAGGGGGATAACATCAATATCGAGACATATGAATTCATGCGCATCTATCGCGACCTGAATCCCAAGTTCAAAAGTATTAGCTCAGAGAATGCCCTACCGGCAGCGGAAAAGCAACAATACCGTATGTATGTGCAGTGTAAAAAGAAGTTTGAGGCAGAACTGAAAGAGAAACAGGAAACAAAAAAGAATGTTGAAGAAGTTGGAAAGCTATTCACCGGATTCGAAAAAATCGTTGGAAGCTATCTAAAAAAGGATTCTGTGACCATAGAAGACCTGATGGCACTTTCAACTACAGACGAGAAGGTTTCAGGGGCCGGAAAATGGCTACTGCAACGTTACATGCAGGGCTTCACCAAAGAAGGATTCCAGGCATATCTGGATTACCTCGATGAATATCTGAATTACCATCTTAATCTGGACTTCAATCCACGTGCTGATATTATTGGTGATAACCCAGCTGATATTACCGATCGCAATTATGGCAATAACGATGTGATCGGGCCTCGCGCGGATCATGGTACAGGGGTGGCCGGTATCGTTGCGGCTGTCCGGGGAAACAACCTGGGTACCGATGGGATCGCGGACAATGTAGAGATCATGTCTATCAGAACCGTTCCCAATGGCGATGAGTATGATAAAGATGTGGCGCTGGCCATCTGGTATGCCGTGGATAACGGAGCCAATATCATCAACATGAGCTTCGGAAAGGCATACTCTCCCCAGAAAAAAATGGTGGATGACGCGATCCAATATGCAGAGGCACACAATGTATTGCTCATTCATGCAGCAGGCAATGACGCACACAACAACGATCTGGGAGAGAATTTCCCTACGGACCTTTGCGATGATGGAAAAACCGTAAGCAACTGGATCGAGGTGGGTGCAAATCAATACGAGAAAGGCAAAGAGATCTGTGCCTCATTTTCCAACTACGGACAGAATACGGTAGACGTATTTGCCCCGGGCGTGGATGTGATCACGCTTTTCCCTGGAAGCAAATACTGGCAGGCTGACGGCACCAGCTTTGCAGGACCGGTGGTTACCGGTGTCGCCGCTCTTGTATGGTCCTACAATCCGGGTCTG
Protein-coding sequences here:
- a CDS encoding S8 family peptidase, coding for MNMITNKFVRSLYFCGILISTLPNVSVAQESVDTPESFDGKYLNWYNKDGKQDKMEGASVARAYTEIIKDKKAAKKVVVAIIDSGVDIEHDDLKGKVWTNTDEIPGNGVDDDNNGYIDDVHGWGFLGNSKGDNINIETYEFMRIYRDLNPKFKSISSENALPAAEKQQYRMYVQCKKKFEAELKEKQETKKNVEEVGKLFTGFEKIVGSYLKKDSVTIEDLMALSTTDEKVSGAGKWLLQRYMQGFTKEGFQAYLDYLDEYLNYHLNLDFNPRADIIGDNPADITDRNYGNNDVIGPRADHGTGVAGIVAAVRGNNLGTDGIADNVEIMSIRTVPNGDEYDKDVALAIWYAVDNGANIINMSFGKAYSPQKKMVDDAIQYAEAHNVLLIHAAGNDAHNNDLGENFPTDLCDDGKTVSNWIEVGANQYEKGKEICASFSNYGQNTVDVFAPGVDVITLFPGSKYWQADGTSFAGPVVTGVAALVWSYNPGLTAVELKQVLLESSTDIGKKKVYVPGQNIKEDKSKVRFGSLSTTGGLINAYEALKLAEKKLAAKSDSGS